Proteins found in one Thalassomonas actiniarum genomic segment:
- a CDS encoding tail fiber assembly protein: MDNITLPTPTTEEIQLMAWTRIRTKRDALMAATDWTQIADSPLSAEKKAEFAQYRQALRDLPQSTANPDDIAWPLKPE; this comes from the coding sequence ATGGATAATATCACTTTACCAACGCCGACCACGGAAGAAATCCAGTTAATGGCATGGACCCGGATCAGAACGAAACGGGATGCGTTGATGGCCGCGACCGACTGGACACAAATTGCTGACAGTCCTCTGTCTGCAGAAAAAAAAGCTGAGTTTGCCCAGTACCGTCAGGCCTTACGTGATTTGCCGCAATCAACGGCTAATCCGGATGATATCGCTTGGCCGCTAAAACCTGAATAA
- a CDS encoding phage tail protein encodes MAGLKLQFTEAGLAKLLSEQDKGLKGEITHMAFGDGAYAPGKNQTALLSEKERIEVMDYQGDGKNLRMAGKFEGELEYAIREIGIFLSDGTLLGVYSQAGKTLGYRTPVVKIMQWFTLNIEALPTDSVTVVVGSENLNLVIDEEFAQMAEVQINTLHRQMQQEFRLLALEQQAAS; translated from the coding sequence ATGGCAGGACTTAAACTGCAATTTACAGAAGCCGGACTGGCTAAGCTGTTGTCTGAACAAGACAAAGGTTTGAAAGGTGAGATCACACATATGGCCTTTGGTGACGGGGCTTATGCGCCGGGCAAAAACCAGACGGCTTTACTCAGTGAAAAAGAACGCATCGAAGTGATGGATTACCAGGGAGACGGTAAAAACTTACGCATGGCGGGCAAATTTGAGGGCGAGCTTGAATACGCTATCCGCGAAATAGGTATTTTCCTTAGCGACGGTACTTTACTCGGGGTGTATTCCCAGGCAGGGAAGACTTTGGGTTATCGCACACCGGTGGTGAAGATCATGCAATGGTTCACCCTCAATATCGAAGCCTTGCCAACCGACAGTGTCACTGTTGTCGTTGGCAGTGAAAACCTTAACCTGGTCATAGATGAAGAATTCGCACAAATGGCCGAGGTGCAAATCAATACCCTGCACCGGCAAATGCAGCAGGAATTTCGCCTGTTAGCCCTTGAGCAGCAGGCGGCTTCATAG
- a CDS encoding phage tail protein I, whose translation MSSPDQDNSLLPPNVTELEYHLEQVVKKATDLPVPIAQLWDPHTCPLSLLPWLAWAFSVDEWDDRWPEHIKRQVVQNSFDIHRYKGTPYAVQEALDSLNIKTHLREWWASNGSQEPGTMTVVALINENLTDNDEGVITREMLEQVTRVIKSARRGVIHFDVELGLALEESFAFSAAVGPSIGVMADNLESEPVVPDAISAGLGYSGVIHRLDFNDQQVEFSPLVPGLVFASPQLTGVSHQMCLSDINLEGILY comes from the coding sequence ATGTCTAGTCCTGATCAGGATAACAGCCTGTTACCGCCTAATGTTACCGAGTTGGAATATCACCTTGAGCAAGTTGTCAAAAAAGCGACTGACTTGCCGGTGCCGATAGCCCAGTTGTGGGATCCCCATACCTGCCCGCTGTCACTTTTGCCCTGGCTGGCATGGGCGTTCTCGGTTGATGAATGGGATGACCGCTGGCCGGAGCATATTAAACGCCAGGTAGTGCAAAACTCTTTTGATATCCATCGCTATAAAGGCACTCCTTATGCAGTGCAGGAAGCGTTGGACAGTTTAAATATCAAAACGCACCTGCGTGAATGGTGGGCGTCAAACGGCAGCCAGGAGCCCGGTACCATGACGGTAGTGGCGTTAATTAATGAAAACCTCACCGACAATGACGAAGGGGTCATTACCCGGGAGATGCTGGAGCAGGTTACCCGGGTGATCAAATCGGCGCGGCGCGGGGTTATTCACTTTGATGTCGAGCTGGGGTTGGCGCTGGAGGAAAGTTTTGCGTTTTCAGCGGCCGTTGGGCCGTCAATTGGCGTGATGGCAGATAACCTTGAGTCAGAACCTGTGGTGCCCGACGCCATAAGTGCTGGTTTGGGCTATAGCGGGGTTATACATCGACTGGATTTTAACGATCAGCAAGTCGAGTTTTCCCCCCTGGTACCTGGGCTGGTTTTTGCCAGTCCTCAGCTGACCGGGGTCAGTCACCAGATGTGCTTATCTGATATTAACTTAGAAGGGATACTTTATTAA
- a CDS encoding baseplate J/gp47 family protein, with translation MTAFKLLDLSKVPVPDVISSPDFETTYQELKDILIGLKEEYRDVLALESDPLAKALQVFAYREILLEAKINDATRANMLATATANDLDAIGARYNVERLVIQEANVIAVPPVAQVLEQDNSYRRRIQMAFDGLNTAGSDDAYVFHALSASGEVLDVDASSPSPCHMVVTVLGRNGNGIPDNNVLVDVRRYFGLSDDGSQVLETASKVRPLGDKVSVVAAQVVEYPVEAVLTILPGPSGEVIQQAAEDAVWAYVRDRHKLGYDVTQSGLYAALHQAGVHSVELITPTADLKMNNVQAAYCSGVQVTIGGVDV, from the coding sequence ATGACCGCTTTTAAATTACTGGACCTGTCTAAGGTGCCTGTCCCGGACGTTATTTCGTCCCCGGACTTTGAAACAACTTACCAGGAATTAAAGGATATCCTGATTGGCCTTAAAGAAGAATATCGCGATGTGCTGGCGCTGGAGTCTGATCCTCTGGCCAAGGCTCTGCAGGTGTTTGCCTACCGGGAAATTTTGCTGGAAGCAAAAATTAATGATGCCACCCGGGCTAATATGCTGGCAACGGCTACGGCAAATGATCTTGATGCCATAGGTGCCCGTTATAACGTCGAACGCCTGGTGATCCAGGAAGCGAATGTTATTGCTGTGCCGCCGGTGGCACAGGTTCTGGAACAGGACAACAGTTACCGTCGCCGTATCCAGATGGCCTTTGACGGTTTAAATACCGCGGGCAGTGATGACGCTTATGTGTTTCATGCCTTATCCGCCAGTGGTGAGGTGTTGGATGTCGATGCCTCCAGTCCGAGTCCCTGCCATATGGTGGTCACTGTCTTAGGGCGAAACGGTAACGGTATACCCGACAATAATGTCTTGGTTGATGTGCGCCGTTATTTCGGCCTCAGTGATGACGGCAGCCAGGTGCTTGAAACCGCTTCTAAGGTCCGTCCTTTGGGGGATAAAGTTTCTGTGGTGGCGGCACAGGTGGTTGAATACCCGGTTGAGGCGGTACTTACTATCCTGCCGGGACCGTCGGGGGAGGTGATCCAGCAAGCCGCCGAGGATGCGGTGTGGGCTTATGTCCGGGACCGGCATAAGCTGGGGTATGACGTGACCCAATCCGGTTTGTACGCTGCTTTACACCAGGCGGGGGTTCATAGTGTTGAACTGATCACGCCGACAGCCGATTTGAAAATGAATAATGTTCAGGCGGCATATTGTAGCGGTGTTCAAGTGACGATAGGAGGCGTGGATGTCTAG
- a CDS encoding phage tail protein, with product MSLLPPNASELQRHLAELNQFKPEFELALKQIRELKNTPSDELLHWLVWEYGLEAILPYSSDMRQMLTTGLNWQRIRGTPGALKMALLWLGIVSPDIEHEAPGRHFYEYQIDPGKVPGDEDITRIINLARMSAPVRSRLARIFHDYDVRKLKLSEQHVSEFGHLLSDYSGIAVEGGETKLSFSRKHSSAASATEYQQVSARKSLRTDEIRYIKEPILGEMTLSERYDHGVSSIRASVRQLTSGLSYAASGWLGKWTATPWSKTNFAFIGVNHTSVLGAAIESSQGSTVQVMAEFTGKPAQ from the coding sequence ATGAGCTTATTACCCCCGAATGCCTCCGAACTGCAGCGTCATTTAGCCGAGCTTAACCAGTTTAAGCCGGAATTTGAGTTGGCGCTAAAGCAGATCCGGGAGCTGAAAAATACCCCGTCGGATGAGCTGCTTCACTGGCTGGTATGGGAATATGGTCTAGAAGCAATATTGCCCTACAGCAGCGATATGCGTCAGATGCTGACCACTGGCTTAAACTGGCAGCGTATCCGAGGTACTCCCGGGGCGCTGAAAATGGCGCTGTTATGGTTAGGCATTGTCAGCCCGGATATCGAGCATGAAGCGCCGGGCCGGCATTTTTATGAGTACCAGATAGATCCGGGCAAGGTGCCGGGTGATGAAGACATCACCCGGATCATCAACCTGGCGCGAATGTCGGCACCGGTGCGTTCGCGCCTGGCGCGGATTTTTCACGATTACGATGTGCGCAAGTTAAAACTGTCTGAGCAGCATGTCAGTGAGTTTGGTCACCTGTTATCGGACTACTCGGGGATTGCGGTCGAAGGCGGTGAGACCAAACTGTCGTTTAGCCGCAAGCACAGCAGTGCGGCTAGTGCGACTGAGTATCAACAGGTTTCTGCCCGTAAAAGTCTCAGAACCGATGAGATCCGTTACATCAAAGAGCCTATTTTAGGAGAAATGACCCTGAGTGAGCGTTACGATCATGGTGTGTCCAGCATACGTGCCAGTGTCAGACAACTGACTTCCGGTTTAAGTTATGCGGCATCGGGCTGGTTGGGTAAATGGACGGCTACTCCCTGGTCGAAAACCAATTTTGCTTTTATTGGCGTGAATCATACCAGTGTACTTGGTGCCGCCATAGAAAGTAGCCAAGGGAGCACAGTACAAGTCATGGCTGAATTTACCGGCAAGCCGGCACAGTAG
- a CDS encoding baseplate assembly protein: MSNSSIDFNALPSPDVIETIEFEQLFQERKQRLLEMAPQYAEALELESEPLVQNLQLESYREMLLRQRINEAVYANLLATAQGADLDNLGVFYGVLRSPLEDDETFRLRIRDRTIASSTAGSKAHYRSRAIEVDPVAIRDVEIDSPIPGQVRVSVLVRTGYDVDEIVGKVRDHVTAEDVQMLTDTVEVVSAELIPVDVTADIYLHPDTPQVIFDSLEQSLLDAWELSAELGWDLTPSWLDAQLHKDGIHYVERSTPTALITIAANQCVVPGNINLTLKSRGEL; the protein is encoded by the coding sequence ATGAGTAATAGTTCTATTGATTTTAATGCACTGCCATCCCCTGATGTTATTGAAACTATCGAGTTTGAGCAGTTGTTCCAGGAGCGCAAACAGCGCCTGCTGGAAATGGCGCCGCAATATGCTGAGGCGCTGGAGCTGGAAAGTGAGCCGTTAGTGCAAAACTTACAGCTGGAAAGCTATCGTGAAATGTTGCTGCGTCAGCGTATTAATGAAGCAGTATATGCCAACTTACTGGCCACTGCACAAGGGGCGGATCTGGATAATCTCGGGGTTTTCTACGGGGTGTTGCGCTCACCTTTGGAAGACGATGAAACCTTCCGTTTGCGTATCCGTGACCGCACTATTGCTTCAAGCACTGCTGGTAGCAAGGCCCATTACCGGAGCAGGGCGATTGAAGTGGATCCGGTAGCCATTCGCGATGTTGAAATCGACAGCCCGATCCCGGGGCAGGTGCGTGTTTCTGTGTTGGTGCGCACCGGTTACGATGTTGATGAAATTGTTGGCAAAGTCCGTGACCATGTCACCGCAGAAGATGTGCAGATGCTCACTGATACCGTGGAAGTGGTGTCTGCTGAGCTGATCCCTGTTGATGTTACCGCCGATATTTATCTGCACCCGGATACGCCGCAAGTGATTTTCGATTCTCTGGAGCAAAGCCTGCTTGATGCCTGGGAGCTTTCTGCGGAACTCGGTTGGGATCTGACCCCGAGCTGGCTTGATGCCCAGTTACATAAAGACGGTATTCATTATGTTGAGCGCAGTACGCCGACAGCATTAATTACCATAGCCGCCAATCAATGTGTGGTGCCGGGTAATATCAATCTGACCTTGAAGTCACGGGGGGAATTATGA
- a CDS encoding DUF1353 domain-containing protein: MLPDVSALYRDDLDAFILNHPLQTPEIDLPAGMLSDGFSSPWYLRWYVNRVEQGWIAAWVHDRCYQQAINTKPWADKLFYKNLRRCRVKKSKAKIMYLAVKLFGKGSY; the protein is encoded by the coding sequence ATGCTGCCTGATGTTTCCGCACTTTATCGTGATGACTTAGATGCATTTATTTTAAATCATCCGTTACAAACCCCTGAGATTGATTTACCCGCAGGTATGTTATCCGACGGCTTCTCCTCCCCTTGGTACTTACGTTGGTACGTTAACCGGGTAGAGCAGGGCTGGATTGCCGCCTGGGTGCATGACAGGTGTTACCAGCAGGCGATCAATACCAAGCCTTGGGCGGATAAGTTATTTTATAAAAACTTACGTCGTTGCCGGGTGAAAAAATCCAAAGCTAAAATCATGTATCTGGCGGTAAAGCTGTTTGGTAAAGGCAGCTATTAA
- a CDS encoding sialidase family protein encodes MIEIDLGGEVTTKLSSGRIVFDARTQTEEGNALLLCDGSKYLTSDHPKTVENLDPSLIEQSAKWLPTNNSLGFTPTYIQKSAVDDTLYAWDAYGIVESVDSGRTWTEKRLWNAAGHNIYAPQMGLVSNKLLTVENIGNGNDGDPRILVSDDLGKSWRVSAIEWGGINGAWTTFAISQNESILWVGGRKYWTSSTVTEDLSRSCYSTDNGVNWSSLQVSGNVIGFRGESHFVDNLTVVTAWGGSNDFYYGRYNSYWNKIAAIDAGYALKIIRDWQSNQFWFVSSNMIYKSLDTSLTNFKDYNLPVDFSSASDVCETDAGDVFIIGSGGSYQLKSGESQWQHIYVNEGIEQTIWGRFFTYEGSDIYIAENVSGNIYTCDSSVSDFLFTTPDFSSEVLGSVIKMVGDIV; translated from the coding sequence ATGATTGAAATTGATTTAGGCGGAGAGGTTACTACCAAGCTATCAAGTGGTCGCATTGTCTTTGATGCAAGGACACAGACTGAAGAAGGTAATGCTTTGCTATTGTGTGATGGTTCAAAGTATTTGACAAGTGATCATCCTAAGACGGTGGAAAACCTTGACCCGTCATTAATTGAGCAATCAGCAAAATGGTTGCCAACGAATAATAGTCTCGGATTTACTCCGACTTATATTCAAAAAAGTGCCGTAGATGACACTCTTTATGCCTGGGATGCTTATGGCATCGTTGAATCCGTTGATAGTGGTAGAACCTGGACTGAAAAGCGACTGTGGAATGCCGCAGGCCATAATATTTACGCACCACAAATGGGGCTGGTTAGTAATAAGTTATTAACAGTTGAAAATATTGGAAATGGTAATGATGGAGACCCGCGTATTTTAGTTTCGGATGACCTTGGTAAGAGCTGGAGGGTTTCCGCAATAGAGTGGGGTGGAATTAATGGTGCCTGGACAACCTTTGCTATTTCGCAAAATGAATCCATTTTATGGGTTGGCGGACGCAAATATTGGACTTCTTCGACAGTAACAGAAGATTTAAGCCGTAGTTGCTATTCAACTGATAACGGAGTTAATTGGTCTTCGTTACAAGTCTCAGGAAATGTTATTGGTTTTCGTGGAGAGAGTCATTTTGTTGATAATTTAACAGTAGTTACTGCTTGGGGTGGGTCAAATGATTTTTACTACGGCAGGTATAATAGTTATTGGAATAAAATAGCCGCAATAGATGCAGGTTATGCATTGAAGATAATCCGAGACTGGCAAAGTAATCAATTCTGGTTTGTAAGTTCGAATATGATTTATAAAAGCTTGGATACATCACTGACAAACTTTAAGGACTATAATTTGCCAGTTGATTTTTCTAGTGCAAGCGACGTTTGTGAGACCGATGCAGGCGATGTTTTTATTATTGGAAGCGGTGGAAGCTATCAATTAAAAAGTGGCGAGAGTCAGTGGCAGCATATTTATGTAAATGAAGGTATTGAGCAAACAATTTGGGGACGATTTTTTACCTATGAAGGGAGTGATATATATATCGCCGAGAATGTCAGTGGCAATATCTATACCTGTGATAGTAGCGTTTCAGATTTTCTTTTTACTACACCTGATTTTAGTAGTGAGGTACTGGGAAGCGTAATAAAGATGGTGGGAGATATCGTATGA
- a CDS encoding phage tail protein has product MSSKNESLWLASGMAGENQARALNLPLEFTRVVVGDANGSYPPMDNTITALVNERITGEVLDHRLDPNDANQRILDMAIPPSLDFDAVELLLYAKYGEIEFPHSYFRLAAPYPIRTLENGGSQATLKFTIRVGGSSDFTVFVSPDLAHVAQDLWEESYNSLYITQNTVAQISRNKLHVFLNYADLQIPDSSGDKFQFMVDPSVDLTIGKCRLLPPENESIMVSGKLADAVNIKDKAVLHHAIKVNGIWKV; this is encoded by the coding sequence ATGTCATCTAAAAACGAATCCCTGTGGTTAGCCTCAGGCATGGCCGGTGAAAACCAGGCCAGGGCACTGAACTTGCCACTTGAATTTACCCGTGTTGTGGTAGGAGATGCCAATGGCAGCTATCCCCCCATGGACAATACTATAACTGCGCTGGTGAATGAACGTATCACCGGTGAAGTGCTGGATCACAGATTAGATCCCAATGACGCCAATCAACGCATATTGGATATGGCGATACCACCAAGCCTGGATTTTGATGCGGTTGAATTATTGCTTTATGCCAAATACGGTGAAATTGAATTCCCCCATAGCTATTTTCGTCTGGCGGCGCCATACCCTATCAGGACACTGGAAAACGGTGGTTCGCAGGCGACTTTAAAATTTACCATACGGGTGGGGGGAAGTAGTGATTTTACTGTTTTTGTTTCGCCAGATCTTGCGCATGTTGCCCAAGACTTGTGGGAGGAAAGCTATAACTCGCTTTATATCACTCAAAATACCGTAGCGCAAATCAGTCGTAATAAGTTACATGTGTTTCTTAATTATGCGGATTTGCAAATACCTGATTCGTCAGGGGATAAATTTCAATTTATGGTTGACCCCAGTGTTGACTTAACCATAGGTAAGTGTCGTTTATTGCCCCCTGAAAATGAGTCAATAATGGTAAGTGGTAAATTGGCTGATGCGGTCAATATTAAAGATAAAGCTGTGCTTCATCACGCGATAAAAGTAAATGGGATATGGAAGGTATGA
- a CDS encoding phage tail protein, protein MSSKNESLWLASGMVGENQARTLNQPLEFTRVVVGDGNGNYPPLDSALTALVNERLTGEILTHKLDPGNANQRIIEMSIPPSLDFEAIELLLYAKYGETEFAHTYFRLAAPFPVRTIENGGSQLKLKYTIRVSQYSDFSVSISPNLTYLTTAQLADTQAVAIVANENEAGDEAVTTSNKLHIFTRHADLKIPDDSGTSFRLMIDESVDLASGKCRLFAPSGQKVSVNGVMSDIANFKESGVVHHVVKVNGIWKI, encoded by the coding sequence ATGTCATCTAAAAATGAATCCCTGTGGTTAGCCTCAGGTATGGTGGGGGAAAACCAGGCCAGAACGTTAAACCAACCGCTTGAATTTACCCGGGTTGTTGTGGGGGATGGCAACGGTAACTATCCCCCTTTAGATAGTGCGTTAACTGCTCTGGTTAATGAAAGACTTACCGGAGAAATATTGACCCACAAGTTAGATCCCGGCAATGCCAATCAACGTATTATTGAGATGAGCATTCCGCCTAGCCTGGATTTTGAAGCGATAGAGCTCTTGCTTTATGCCAAATATGGCGAAACAGAATTTGCTCATACTTACTTTCGTCTGGCGGCCCCTTTTCCGGTACGTACCATAGAAAACGGTGGCTCTCAGCTAAAACTGAAATATACCATCAGGGTGAGTCAATACTCTGATTTTAGTGTCAGCATATCTCCAAATCTGACTTATTTAACTACTGCTCAGTTAGCAGATACCCAGGCGGTAGCTATTGTTGCTAATGAGAACGAAGCTGGTGATGAAGCTGTTACTACAAGTAATAAATTACATATTTTTACCAGGCATGCCGATCTGAAAATTCCCGATGATAGTGGTACATCGTTCCGGCTTATGATCGATGAAAGTGTTGATTTAGCCTCTGGAAAATGCCGGTTATTCGCACCATCAGGGCAGAAAGTATCTGTTAATGGGGTAATGTCGGATATCGCCAATTTCAAAGAGTCCGGTGTTGTCCACCATGTAGTAAAGGTTAATGGAATTTGGAAAATATGA
- a CDS encoding phage tail protein I — protein MADLDLSGGSTLNASALPANASELSYQLEQVMDSGFSADNLPVEITKLWQSESCPEHLLPWLAWGNGVKNWDDSWPEQTRRGVIANSFEVHSYQGTRYAIEKALQPLKLETEIHEWFEVDPNTSPGTFAVDVYVSEQGITDELINTVHESITSNKRGSSHYTLTMNLSAPGEYYQAGTLQLVGEVDGKPFEPVLDGIDSTHYRCGSLQVHCRIEGEPYVAG, from the coding sequence ATGGCTGATCTTGATTTATCGGGTGGCAGCACCTTAAATGCCAGCGCCTTACCCGCAAACGCCAGTGAGCTTAGCTACCAGCTGGAGCAGGTCATGGATAGCGGTTTCAGCGCCGATAACCTGCCCGTTGAAATAACCAAGCTTTGGCAATCCGAGTCTTGTCCCGAACATCTGTTGCCCTGGCTTGCCTGGGGCAATGGCGTAAAGAACTGGGATGATAGCTGGCCGGAGCAAACCCGGCGCGGCGTGATCGCTAACTCTTTCGAGGTACATAGCTACCAGGGCACCCGTTATGCCATCGAAAAAGCACTGCAGCCGTTAAAACTGGAAACCGAAATCCATGAGTGGTTTGAAGTGGATCCCAATACTAGCCCCGGTACCTTTGCCGTAGATGTCTACGTGTCGGAGCAGGGGATCACCGATGAGCTGATAAACACGGTACATGAATCCATCACCAGCAATAAACGTGGTTCAAGCCATTATACCCTGACCATGAATTTAAGTGCCCCGGGAGAGTACTATCAGGCGGGGACGTTACAGCTTGTTGGAGAAGTGGACGGGAAACCGTTTGAGCCAGTGCTTGATGGTATTGACTCGACCCATTATCGCTGCGGCAGTTTGCAAGTGCATTGCCGGATAGAAGGTGAACCCTATGTGGCAGGGTAA
- a CDS encoding baseplate assembly protein, whose protein sequence is MSAYNLLDLSQVPVPDIIEALDFEHIYQQLKDQLLAINPDYQEVLALESEPMAVLLQSFAYRELLLRAQINDATRANMLASATGNDLENIGSRYNVARLVVQEADESTTPVTAQILEDDTSYRRRIQMAFNGLNTAGSENSYIFHALSADNRVADADVVSPQPSDIVLTILSKESTDGIASDDLLIKVRNYFGLSDDGSSLLVTADSENPVHGVRPLGDRLTIKSAGVQNYQIQAEISLLAGPGKENTLALVNEALAAYTRENQILGKKVTLLGIYTALNQVGVDSVNLLQPTQDIQVASDQIAYCSDIILTEASNG, encoded by the coding sequence ATGTCAGCTTATAATTTATTGGACCTGTCCCAGGTGCCTGTGCCCGATATTATCGAGGCGCTCGATTTTGAACATATTTACCAGCAGCTCAAAGACCAGCTGTTGGCGATAAACCCGGATTATCAAGAAGTACTCGCACTTGAATCCGAACCTATGGCAGTATTGCTGCAAAGTTTTGCCTATCGCGAATTGTTGTTGCGGGCACAAATCAATGATGCCACCCGCGCCAATATGCTGGCCTCGGCCACGGGCAATGATCTCGAAAATATCGGCTCCCGCTACAATGTCGCGCGCCTGGTAGTGCAGGAGGCGGATGAAAGCACCACCCCGGTGACGGCACAAATTCTTGAAGACGATACCAGCTATCGCCGCCGTATCCAGATGGCCTTTAACGGTCTGAATACTGCTGGCAGTGAAAATAGCTATATTTTTCATGCCTTAAGTGCCGATAACCGGGTGGCGGATGCCGACGTGGTCAGCCCGCAGCCGAGCGATATTGTGCTGACCATTCTGAGTAAGGAAAGTACTGATGGCATTGCCAGTGATGACTTGCTCATTAAGGTACGTAATTATTTTGGTCTCAGTGATGATGGCTCAAGCTTATTGGTGACAGCTGACAGTGAAAACCCTGTTCATGGCGTCCGGCCGCTGGGGGATCGTCTTACCATTAAAAGTGCCGGGGTACAAAACTATCAGATCCAGGCAGAGATCTCGTTGCTAGCCGGGCCGGGTAAAGAAAACACTCTGGCCCTGGTTAATGAGGCTTTGGCCGCTTATACCCGTGAAAATCAAATATTAGGGAAAAAAGTGACCTTGTTAGGCATATATACCGCACTGAATCAGGTGGGAGTTGACAGTGTTAACTTACTTCAACCGACACAGGATATCCAGGTAGCCAGTGATCAGATCGCTTATTGCAGCGATATCATTTTGACCGAGGCAAGTAATGGCTGA
- a CDS encoding phage tail protein, which translates to MSTILTPTITEAGLQALFNAQSNGLQAQISAIALGDSAYVPQQNRTTLTSEKNRINISSGTLVSPTQLHMSVIDDSNKTFWVREVGFYLDDGTLLAVYSEPDKTLAYKSPEVDLLLAFDLALSGVPAGSVNIIDQGVDLNILIAPELAKMATAQISNMYRHVKHSFLLQDAGLI; encoded by the coding sequence GTGAGTACCATATTAACACCCACCATTACCGAGGCCGGATTACAGGCGTTATTTAATGCCCAAAGCAATGGCCTGCAGGCACAAATCAGTGCCATCGCTTTAGGCGATTCGGCCTATGTGCCGCAGCAAAACCGCACGACGTTAACCAGTGAAAAGAATCGCATCAATATCAGCAGCGGCACTTTAGTGAGCCCAACCCAGCTTCATATGAGTGTTATCGACGATAGCAACAAAACCTTCTGGGTACGAGAAGTCGGTTTTTATCTTGATGACGGCACCTTGTTGGCCGTGTATTCGGAGCCGGATAAGACGCTCGCCTATAAATCGCCGGAAGTGGATTTATTGCTGGCTTTTGATCTGGCCCTTTCCGGGGTACCGGCGGGCTCGGTGAATATTATCGATCAAGGGGTAGATTTAAATATTTTGATTGCCCCCGAGCTGGCGAAAATGGCAACGGCACAAATCAGCAATATGTACCGCCACGTAAAACACTCATTTTTATTGCAGGATGCCGGGCTGATTTAA
- a CDS encoding phage tail protein I — MDNAASLLPVNATPQERAIEGVMSCATSLELAIAQQWHPDTCPASLLPWLAWSLSLDEWDEAWSEQTKRNMIKQSAAVHKVKGTVGSVKRALAALGVSLEFIEWFEQDVDLTLAPIHSTTPHTFVFIAWVNAQAYSSNAVVLDQALYDAIDRVTNKVKPARSHFDFLVGAKINGNIRLGAASSGWLQSRRLSNETKPVQVPASIGTLAAHMHLNGKRYAVGRFYLR, encoded by the coding sequence ATGGATAATGCAGCAAGTTTGTTGCCGGTAAACGCTACGCCACAGGAGCGGGCAATAGAAGGCGTGATGTCATGCGCAACCAGTCTGGAGTTGGCGATTGCACAACAATGGCACCCGGATACCTGCCCGGCCTCGCTTTTACCCTGGCTGGCCTGGTCCTTATCCCTTGATGAATGGGACGAAGCCTGGAGCGAGCAAACCAAGCGCAATATGATCAAACAGTCTGCGGCGGTGCACAAGGTTAAAGGTACGGTCGGCAGCGTCAAACGGGCATTGGCGGCTTTAGGTGTCAGCCTGGAGTTTATCGAATGGTTTGAGCAGGATGTCGACCTTACCCTGGCCCCTATTCATAGCACTACTCCCCATACCTTTGTTTTTATTGCCTGGGTCAATGCCCAGGCCTATAGCAGCAATGCCGTGGTATTAGATCAGGCACTTTATGACGCCATTGACCGGGTGACCAATAAGGTGAAACCGGCCCGTTCGCACTTTGACTTTCTGGTGGGGGCTAAAATCAACGGCAATATCCGTTTGGGCGCAGCAAGTTCAGGATGGCTGCAAAGCCGTCGGCTGAGTAATGAAACCAAACCGGTACAGGTACCGGCAAGTATCGGCACGTTAGCGGCCCATATGCATTTGAATGGAAAGCGTTATGCCGTTGGCCGCTTTTATTTGCGCTAA